CCCATTCCACGTCTCGAGGTCTCCACACCCGAGATCGATCTTCTTTTGGAGAACCTGATCATCGAGCCTGGAAAGACGATCAACCACACGTCCTTCCTCCCCTTCCGCTTCAAGGTTGAGACATACAACGACTTCGAGCTGCGCAAGGCTCGCTTCCGCGTTGCTTCCAAGGCAACATCCAAGTTCACTATCAAGATCGATGGACTCTCATTCCGCGCCGATGAGATTGGTTTCCTTCTGCGAGCCCACTCCGGTTTGTTGCGTCTGGCAGACGAAGGTATCGCGTCATTTCAGATGGATGAGCGTGGCCTGGACATTCATCTCGATGTCGAGATTGGCAAAGAAAGACAGGAACAGATCCTCACACTGCGCGCTGTTCGTGTTAACATCCACAAGCTGAGCTACACCCTGCGCAAGTCCAAGTTCAGCTTCTTTGGCTGGATCCTGAAGCCGTTGCTTCGTCCTGTCATCCGCAAGGTGATGGAGATGCAGCTGGCGAAGGGTATTGCCGATGCCATCCACTCTGCCAACCGCGAGCTTCTGTTCGCGCGCGAGAGGCTTAGGGCCACGCGCATCTCGGACCCTGACGATCTGAGGACGTTCTTCAAGGCTGTTCTGACCCGTTTGACGCCAGAGGATGACCCCGACCTGTATACTCGTGTTGGTGTTGCGGCGCCCGGCAAGGGTGTCTTCGCTGGCAAGTACGCACCTGGCAGTGTCGTCAAGCTTTGGGAAGAAGAAGGTCGCCGCGCGACCGAGAGAATCGACGACTGGGATGAGGGTGGCTGGAGGAATGATGTCTTCGACATGCACACGCAGATGCTTTCCTAATCACGAGTGGGTCATGCCTCTTCCTTTCGAACAGAGTTCTTCGTTTTAGGGTTGTGGGGTTTGAACGTTGCCAGAACGGGGTCCGCTTTCATGCATGATACCTCAGATTGTAGTATATTCAGCAAGCGTACACGTAAATGATAGTTATGATTGCGAAGCTTGACGTTTCCATGGCTGAAATTCAGACCGCCAATAAATGAACGACATTGCAAGTGCTTGGAGTGCTGAGGTGTGTGGAACGGAGAAAGAGATTGATATAAAGAAGCTGTACATTCAACAGAAATAGATACGCCTGCagacccccccccccccccccaccATGACCAGAAACGCCAATAACAAGTCTACACCCTCATATACGCGCGCTACTTCAGTATACTGTCCCCCGCGCGTCTCCTATCCTTTTTCAACGGACTAAACGCGAACGCCTCCTCACTCAACATGCCAAACCCGCCGCTAATCGGCCTGCTCACTTTCCCCAAAACACTCTTGCCGAGCGCCCTCGCAGCAAACAAACCCTTCCCGCTCCCCATACCCAGCCCGACAGGTTTCGGTTGCGACGAAGAAGGAGCGAcagcgtcgtcgtcgtcgtcgtcatcgaaCAGCGCCTTGCTGGTCGCGGCGCCgagcttgcgcttcttcttcttcttggtcTCGGCGGTGGGCTCTTCGGTGAAGTTGGCAAAGGACATGAGAGATTTGCGGGGGTTCTGTTTGGCGGCGGCGAGTTTTTTGGTCTTGAGCGTTGGGCCTGCGTCGGCGGCGTCGTTGAGGGGGATTTTCTGAGCCGCCGGGTTTTCCGAGTCCGAGGTTTGCGATGCGTCGGGTGCTTCTTCGCTGACGGCGGCGAGGACGGTGGAGAGGGCTGTCTTCTTGCGCGGTTTGGGGTTGGCTTTTACTGAGGCGGTTGGCACGAGAGGGTTGGCTTTTAGTTTGGGGGCTTTGATTGGCGCTGTGTCAACTTCggcgtcttcgtcttcttcggCAATGGGCGAGCCTGGCGCTACGGAACCGGTGCGATTGAGGAAGGGGGTTAGTGAGAAGGTGGATGTGTCGCCCATGGCGGACACGGAGGTGCCGCGCTTGAAGCGCTTCGCTGGCACGTCTCCGGGCGTTCCTAGGTTTGTCTCTGGCTCGACAGATGCTGCGACGCGCTTGCGGATGTTCTTAGCAGCCTTCGTCGTCTCGGCAGCCGACTTTGAGGGTGGTGCGGTTTGTGCCCTTTCTACCTTCTCGAGCTGggcttccttctccttcagCTTCTCCTTCGTGGTTCGGAGTTTCTCGCGGAAAGCGCTCAGTTTTTCGTCGAGCACGGTATTGCGGCCCTGGAGCTCGGCTAGAGTCTTGGTGTACTCCTTCTCTTGCTTCTTACGCTCACGCTTCTCTTCCTCGAGCTCCTCCTGCGCATTGCCAGTTTGACCCGTCTGCTGAGAGTTCTTCTTGGCTGCCTTCTCTTCCTTGTGACGCGCTTTCTTCTCCAGCTCAAGTTCCTCGCGAAGACGTTCAACCTCTGCACTCTCAGAACTGGCATTCTTGAGCGCCTTCTCTGCCTTGATGCGCAGAGCTTTTTCATGATCTAGCTCTTGACGAAGCTCTTGTAGTGCGGCGTCGTTTGCATCGTCACGCTTGCTCGCTTTTGTATCCTTCTTGGCAAGCTTCTCAAGTTTAGCCTCGAGCTTCTCGGTCGCCCGCTGCTGCGACTCTAGGTCCGCCTGCACCTTCTCGACAGCCTTCTCAGCCTTTGCGACTGCTGCTTCTGCCTTGATGCGATCTTT
The window above is part of the Ascochyta rabiei chromosome 1, complete sequence genome. Proteins encoded here:
- a CDS encoding 21S rRNA (uridine(2791)-2'-O)-methyltransferase, with amino-acid sequence MAVAVDSDIDNSYEIKDLQHSLRSANLELSLARSKHSVEAVVKDEDIRKLRVRQCLLEGDNSDLHEQLEEEQARADELEHALDDALLNLDEQKAEGEAAQNQIRTQSREIANLKAELKAMENVTSDSNKILSEKLALSREISSLRPEVEHLRAQVESNQGLLSEKLSLQRQFTTLQVELENEKRTSARTISKQGKKMEQDDDLRNELEEVRNELATEKKDRIKAEAAVAKAEKAVEKVQADLESQQRATEKLEAKLEKLAKKDTKASKRDDANDAALQELRQELDHEKALRIKAEKALKNASSESAEVERLREELELEKKARHKEEKAAKKNSQQTGQTGNAQEELEEEKRERKKQEKEYTKTLAELQGRNTVLDEKLSAFREKLRTTKEKLKEKEAQLEKVERAQTAPPSKSAAETTKAAKNIRKRVAASVEPETNLGTPGDVPAKRFKRGTSVSAMGDTSTFSLTPFLNRTGSVAPGSPIAEEDEDAEVDTAPIKAPKLKANPLVPTASVKANPKPRKKTALSTVLAAVSEEAPDASQTSDSENPAAQKIPLNDAADAGPTLKTKKLAAAKQNPRKSLMSFANFTEEPTAETKKKKKRKLGAATSKALFDDDDDDDAVAPSSSQPKPVGLGMGSGKGLFAARALGKSVLGKVSRPISGGFGMLSEEAFAFSPLKKDRRRAGDSILK